A window of Argonema galeatum A003/A1 contains these coding sequences:
- a CDS encoding glutamyl-tRNA reductase, with protein sequence MNIAVVGLSHKTAPVEIREKLSIPEAQTESAIAQLCSYPNIEEVAILSTCNRLEIYIVTSETEQGISEVRQFLSDYSKLPPIDLRKHLFMLLHEDAVMHMMRVAAGLDSLVLGEGQILAQVKHTHKICQQYKGVGRILNRLLNQALTAGKRVRTETSIGTGAVSISSAAVELAQMKVPNIAACRIGILGAGKMSRLLVQHLISKGASEIAILNRSMQRSEELASKFADEVQLQLYPLSEMMQVIAASDIVFTSTSATEPLLNRAKLEPVLSPNRSLMLFDISVPRNVDADANDLANVQAFNVDDLKAVVAQNQESRRQMAKEAEVLLDEEVEAFDLWWRSLETVSTISCLRDKMETIRAQELEKALSRLGTEFAEKHQEVIEALTRGIVNKILHDPMVQLRAQQDIEARRKAMQTLQTLFNLNPETQSKEQYS encoded by the coding sequence ATGAATATTGCAGTAGTAGGGCTTAGCCACAAAACAGCACCTGTTGAAATTCGTGAAAAACTGAGCATTCCAGAAGCGCAGACGGAAAGTGCGATCGCGCAACTTTGCAGTTACCCCAATATCGAGGAAGTTGCCATCCTCAGCACCTGTAACCGTCTGGAAATTTACATAGTTACCAGCGAAACCGAACAGGGAATTTCAGAAGTACGCCAGTTCCTCTCCGACTACAGCAAATTGCCGCCGATTGACCTGCGTAAGCACCTATTTATGTTGCTGCACGAAGATGCCGTCATGCACATGATGCGGGTTGCCGCCGGTTTGGATAGTCTGGTGCTTGGGGAAGGGCAAATTTTGGCTCAGGTTAAACATACTCACAAAATATGTCAGCAGTACAAAGGCGTCGGACGCATCCTTAACCGACTCCTCAATCAAGCCCTCACCGCTGGTAAGCGAGTCCGCACCGAAACCAGCATTGGTACTGGTGCAGTCTCCATCAGCTCCGCTGCTGTGGAGTTGGCGCAAATGAAAGTGCCAAATATAGCAGCTTGTCGAATAGGGATTCTGGGTGCTGGCAAAATGTCTCGGCTGCTGGTGCAACATCTGATCTCCAAAGGCGCAAGTGAAATAGCGATTTTGAATCGCTCTATGCAACGATCTGAAGAGTTGGCAAGTAAGTTCGCTGATGAAGTGCAGCTGCAACTTTACCCGCTTTCCGAAATGATGCAGGTAATCGCAGCGTCGGATATAGTTTTTACCAGTACTTCTGCCACTGAACCGCTACTTAATCGGGCAAAACTGGAACCAGTTTTGTCACCAAATCGGTCTTTGATGTTATTTGATATTTCCGTTCCGCGCAACGTTGATGCCGATGCGAACGATCTGGCTAATGTTCAAGCTTTCAATGTCGATGATTTGAAAGCTGTAGTGGCGCAGAATCAGGAAAGTCGGCGACAGATGGCGAAGGAAGCTGAGGTGCTTTTGGATGAAGAGGTAGAAGCTTTCGATCTGTGGTGGCGCAGTTTGGAAACTGTTTCTACCATCAGCTGTCTGCGGGATAAAATGGAAACAATCCGCGCCCAAGAGTTGGAAAAAGCTTTGTCTCGGCTCGGTACTGAATTTGCCGAAAAACATCAAGAAGTTATTGAAGCCCTCACGCGGGGGATTGTCAATAAAATTCTGCACGATCCGATGGTACAACTGCGAGCGCAGCAGGATATTGAAGCGAGACGCAAAGCAATGCAGACTCTGCAAACGCTGTTCAACCTAAATCCAGAAACTCAATCGAAAGAGCAATATAGCTAA
- the glpX gene encoding class II fructose-bisphosphatase, producing the protein MENTLSLEIIEVVEQAAIASSRLMGKGDKNEADRVAVEAMRERMNNIHMRGRIVIGEGERDEAPMLFIGEEVGICTREDAKAFCNPDELVEIDIAVDPCEGTNLVAYGQNGSMAVLAISEKGGLFAAPDFYMKKLAAPPAARGHVDISKSATHNLKVLAECLSRSIEELVVVVMDRPRHKELIQEIRQAGARVRLISDGDVSAAISCAFSGTNIHALMGIGAAPEGVISAAAMRCLGGHFQGQLIYDPEVVKTGLIGESKEGNLARLKEMGINDPDKIYEAEELASGNTVLFAASGITPGTLMEGVRFFNGGARTHSLVISTQSKTARFVDTIHLFDEPKSLQLR; encoded by the coding sequence GTGGAAAATACACTCAGTTTAGAGATTATAGAGGTAGTTGAGCAAGCAGCGATCGCATCTTCCCGTTTGATGGGTAAAGGCGATAAAAACGAGGCTGACCGCGTGGCGGTAGAAGCCATGCGGGAGCGGATGAACAATATTCACATGAGAGGTCGCATCGTGATCGGCGAAGGCGAACGCGATGAAGCCCCCATGCTCTTTATCGGTGAAGAAGTTGGTATCTGTACCCGTGAGGATGCCAAAGCCTTTTGCAACCCAGACGAACTGGTAGAAATTGACATTGCTGTTGACCCTTGCGAAGGCACTAACCTAGTTGCTTACGGTCAAAATGGCTCAATGGCGGTGCTGGCAATTTCCGAAAAAGGCGGTTTGTTTGCCGCGCCTGACTTCTACATGAAGAAGCTAGCTGCTCCCCCAGCAGCGCGGGGCCACGTCGATATTAGCAAATCCGCCACCCACAACCTCAAGGTTCTCGCCGAGTGCTTGAGCCGCTCTATTGAGGAATTGGTAGTGGTGGTAATGGATCGTCCCCGTCACAAAGAACTAATTCAGGAAATTCGCCAAGCCGGGGCAAGAGTGCGCCTGATTAGCGATGGTGACGTTTCAGCCGCCATCTCCTGTGCCTTTTCGGGTACGAACATTCACGCGCTGATGGGCATTGGCGCAGCACCAGAAGGCGTCATCTCAGCCGCCGCCATGCGCTGTTTGGGAGGACACTTCCAAGGTCAATTGATTTACGATCCAGAGGTTGTGAAAACTGGCCTGATCGGTGAAAGTAAAGAAGGCAACCTCGCTCGTCTCAAAGAAATGGGTATCAACGACCCCGACAAGATTTATGAGGCTGAGGAACTGGCTTCTGGCAATACGGTGTTATTTGCAGCCAGCGGTATCACTCCTGGAACGCTGATGGAAGGCGTCCGCTTCTTCAACGGAGGAGCCCGGACTCATAGCTTGGTCATTTCTACTCAGTCCAAGACGGCTCGCTTTGTTGACACGATCCACCTGTTTGACGAGCCGAAGAGTCTGCAATTGAGGTAG